One window of Carcharodon carcharias isolate sCarCar2 chromosome 25, sCarCar2.pri, whole genome shotgun sequence genomic DNA carries:
- the LOC121269700 gene encoding 60S ribosomal protein L30-like — protein MVAAKKTKKSLESSNSRLQLVMKSGKYVLGYKQTLKMIRQGKAKLVILANNCPALRKSKIEYYAMLAKTGVHHYSGNNIELGTACGKYYRVCTSAIIDPGDSDIIRSMPEQISEK, from the coding sequence ATGGTTGCGGCCAAGAAGACGAAAAAGTCATTGGAGTCCAGCAACTCCAGGCTCCAGCTGGTTATGAAAAGTGGCAAATATGTGCTGGGCTACAAACAGACTTTGAAAATGATTCGTCAAGGCAAAGCTAAGCTGGTTATTCTTGCCAACAACTGTCCAGCCTTGAGGAAATCAAAGATTGAGTACTATGCTATGTTAGCCAAGACTGGTGTGCATCACTACAGTGGCAACAACATTGAACTAGGTACAGCTTGTGGTAAATACTACAGAGTGTGCACATCGGCTATCATTGATCCCGGTGATTCTGACATCATCAGGAGCATGCCAGAGCAAATCAGTGAGAAATGA